The region CGCGGAAATCGCGTGGCCTGCCGGCATCACCGATGCGCAGAAAGCGGCCGCGATCGTCGACTTGGAAAACATGCGGATGTTAGTGCGCTAACACGAACCGGCAGCGGCCTCCTGGGGCCGCTTTTTTGTTGATCCTCAAGAGGACCTGATATGGCTGAATTTGACTTCCTCTATACGAATTCGGACCTCACCCAGGAGGTGAACCGAATTCCGAACCAGTTCGGGCTGCTGCACGCGCTCGGCATCGCGCCGTTCGAAACCAAGAACTCTCGCTTCGTGCGCATCGAGTTCAAGAACGGCAAGATCTACGTTCTGGCGGCGCGTCCGCGCGGTGCGCCCGGTACCGTCGGGCCGGACGAGACCGAGGGCGGCGTCATCTTCGAGATCCCGCACTTCCCGCATCTGGAATACATTTCCGTCGACGATGTGGACGGTCTGCTCGAAGTGGTCAACGGCACGGTGACGCCGCGGTCCCTCGATCGCGAGCTGGCCCGCAAGCTCATGAACATCCGCAAGCATCATTCCATCACCCTGGAATTCATCCGCCTCGGCATGCTCAAGGGCCTGATCACCGACGGCGAGGGCACCGTTCTTTACGATCTCTACGATCTCTTCGACATCACCAAAAAGACCGTCGATTTCAAGCTCGGCACGGCCGACACCGACATTCGAGCCAAATGCGAAGAGGTGGTCGATCATCAGATGAACAAGCTGCAGGGAGAGACCACGAACGGCGTGCAATCAGTGGTTTCGTCGAGTTTCTTCAACAAGTTCATCAGCCATGCAAAGGTCGAAAAGTTCTGGCTGCAGGCGCAGAACAGCTCGGAACACCGCGAGTTGAACCGCCAGATGATGGGCGGCAGCTGGGGCCGCGTCTTCGAATTCGGTGATATCCTGTTCCGCGAGTACAAGGGCGGCCTGCCGGTCAAACGGAAGGACGGTACGATCGAGACCGTCGCCAATGTCGAAGCCGGCAAAGGCCATGCTTATCCGGGTGGCACGCAGGATCTGATGAAGACCTTCGAGGCTCCGGTGCATCACATCGCCCATGCGAACGACGCGCCCGAACAGGACATGATCTTCATTTCCCGCAAGGAACTCGACCACGGTGAAGGCTTTGAGCTGAAGAGCCAGTCCAACCGGCTTGCCGTCTGCAAACAGCCGGAGTGCCTGGTCGAACTGGTGACCTCAAACTGATTGAGGCCAGGGACTTATCATGCCGATCGTTTCCGGCAATGCCGAGATAAACAGCGCCGTCATTGCCGGAAACGACAAGGAATTCGCAGAACGCGTGCGGATTTCGGGTTGGGTCCAGGGCCGGGAAGATCCGGACCGGGAGCCCCGGGAAATAGATGCCGTGCTGCGAACGAATACCCGCGCCGATCAGAACCTATCGGGCGACCGGTCGGGAACGTTTGCGACGGATATCCGAACCGGCGGGGCCACGCTCAGGATCGACCAGGTCGCTTATCCCGATCTGGATATCAGGAAGGGCGACACGGTTGTCGCTTTGGAGCGGCCAGGATTGCCGGAATGGGAAGTGTCCTCCGTCGATCCGCGCGGCCGCGGCCGCATGATCGTCAACCTCGGAGACAAGTCATGAGCCTTATCCGCATTGCCTTGCGCCAGGCTGCCGTCCTGGCCCTCCGGAACCGCACGCTGGCCGAAGACAACGTGCTCGACAGTGAGATCGGCGTCCTGGCCGAAGACAGCACGGGGCTCAGGGTCAATCACAAGCAGCGGTTCATTGCAGTTTATACGGACGAAGCCGAGGGCAAGCCCGACGAACAGCGCTTGTTTCACGAAAATGGCCTGGTCAACCTCTGCATCGAATTCGGGGTTACGACAGCCATGGTCGAGCGTGTCGAGGATCCGGACAATCCCGGGCGGTTCATGCAGACCGTCATTCCGGGCATTCCCTTCACCAACAGGATGCCGGAGTTTTATCTCGATCTCCTCGGCCGTCAGATCCGCAGCTGCCTTTCCGATGGATCAAATGAAGCTGC is a window of Roseibium salinum DNA encoding:
- a CDS encoding major capsid protein, which codes for MAEFDFLYTNSDLTQEVNRIPNQFGLLHALGIAPFETKNSRFVRIEFKNGKIYVLAARPRGAPGTVGPDETEGGVIFEIPHFPHLEYISVDDVDGLLEVVNGTVTPRSLDRELARKLMNIRKHHSITLEFIRLGMLKGLITDGEGTVLYDLYDLFDITKKTVDFKLGTADTDIRAKCEEVVDHQMNKLQGETTNGVQSVVSSSFFNKFISHAKVEKFWLQAQNSSEHRELNRQMMGGSWGRVFEFGDILFREYKGGLPVKRKDGTIETVANVEAGKGHAYPGGTQDLMKTFEAPVHHIAHANDAPEQDMIFISRKELDHGEGFELKSQSNRLAVCKQPECLVELVTSN